The following are encoded together in the Babesia microti strain RI chromosome II, complete genome genome:
- a CDS encoding hypothetical protein (overlaps_old_locusTagID:BBM_II02250), translating to MSVSDVVNLERELRCGVEYLANVNKELESVHNVVDSVCIDYIRANRALNGSDSENLLLYQRLERWRHQVGQIAQILSLHRENKFVKAQTAEKQFMDCIGTNNDTITKDCECYGNVLRFKRGVLALKFAGDFARKSNNLSELISAIIIKAGGDPNDYKHCLHALSDVSKLFKYVISDSASTTSMKKGGESVFANNILRQFLKISVDATETYASDYSTSNELALVELVKYIPKSNFVDNYKNAVDSIKSINYEADESPITFYLFNLEKKGGIGKVIEHLLENRGFVNLVKNYIHPHDVHAYYFDITTTRDIMRKIHNLQNKLIQATILEYSLKIMNAITTVLSSPNYPQGDIHLNEAIYRAFVAVTFMINWEDRMLSNVWDGMPFLE from the exons ATGAGTGTGTCAGATGTGGTGAATTTGGAGCGTGAGTTGAGATGTGGTGTTGAGTACTTGGCTAATGTCAATAAGGAGCTTGAAAGTGTACATAATGTAGTAGATTCGGTGTGCATCGATTACATTCGCGCAAATAGAGCGTTAAATGGCAGTGACTCTGAAAACTTATTGCTATACCAG AGACTAGAAAGATGGAGACATCAAGTAGGACAAATTGCTCAAATCCTATCGCTACATCGAGAGAACAAGTTTGTAAAGGCTCAAACTGCAGAGAAACAATTCATGGATTGCATTGGTACTAACAATGATACGATCACTAAAGATTGTGAGTGCTATGGAAACGTATTGAGATTCAAAAGGGGGGTTCTTGCACTTAAATTTGCGGGGGATTTTGCCAGAAAATCCAACAACCTTTCGGAGCTTATTAGCGCGATTATCATAAAGGCTGGCGGAGATCCGAACGACTACAAACACTGTTTACATGCCCTTTCAGATGTATCAAaactttttaaatat GTTATAAGTGACTCAGCTTCCACTACTTCCATGAAGAAGGGAGGGGAATCTGTTTTTGCCAACAACATTTTAAGGCAATTTCTTAAGATAAGTGTAGATGCCACTGAAACATATGCTAGTGATTATTCTACATCGAATGAATTAGCATTGGTGGAACTGGTGAAGTATATCCCCAAGAGCAATTTTGTTGACAATTATAAGAATGCGGTGGATAGTATTAAATCCATTAATTATGAAGCAGATGAATCTCCAATCACATTCTATTTGTTCAATTTGGAGAAGAAAGGAGGGATAGGGAAGGTTATTGAGCATTTACTCGAGAATAGAggttttgtaaatttggtaAAGAATTACATTCATCCACACGACGTACATGCGTACTATTTTGACATTACAACCACCAG GGATATTATGAGAAAGATACATAACCTGcaaaataaactaatacAAGCCACAATTCTAGAGTACagtttaaaaattatgaatgCAATAACAACCGTACTATCATCCCCGAATTATCCACAAGGAGATATTCATCTAAATGAAGCGATATACAGGGCTTTTGTGGCAGTGACTTTCATGATCAACTGGGAAGATCGTATGTTGTCCAATGTGTGGGATGGCATGCCTTTTTTAGAGTAA